One part of the Cellvibrionales bacterium genome encodes these proteins:
- the rpsF gene encoding 30S ribosomal protein S6, which yields MRHYEVVFLVHPDQSEQVPGMVERYKSAIEASGGKIHRLEDWGRRQLAYPIEDIHKAHYILLNIECGQQALDELTTNFRYNDAVLRNMVMRRDEAVTDESLIMKAENEDRRRKAEQPARAPRAEEASQDDAADDSSDDAE from the coding sequence ATGAGACATTACGAAGTCGTATTTCTGGTTCATCCAGATCAATCCGAACAAGTGCCAGGCATGGTGGAACGCTACAAAAGCGCCATCGAAGCCAGCGGCGGAAAAATTCATCGCTTAGAAGACTGGGGCCGCCGCCAACTGGCCTACCCGATCGAAGACATCCATAAAGCGCACTACATCCTGCTGAACATTGAGTGCGGTCAACAAGCACTGGATGAGCTGACCACCAACTTCCGCTACAACGATGCCGTGTTGCGCAACATGGTGATGCGTCGTGACGAAGCCGTCACTGACGAATCTCTGATCATGAAAGCGGAAAACGAAGATCGCCGCCGCAAGGCCGAGCAGCCTGCTCGCGCACCGCGCGCCGAAGAAGCTAGCCAAGACGATGCTGCTGATGACAGCAGCGACGACGCTGAATAA
- the tsaD gene encoding tRNA (adenosine(37)-N6)-threonylcarbamoyltransferase complex transferase subunit TsaD — MRVLGIETSCDETGVAVYDSERGLLAEALHSQIAIHNEYGGVVPELASRDHVRKLLPMVEEVLAKSHSSRADIHGIAYTAGPGLLGALLVGATFGRTLAWSWGVPAVGVHHMEGHLLAPMLESPAPAFPFVALLVSGGHTQLVEVLGIGRYRLLGESLDDAAGEAFDKTAKLLDLDYPGGPQISKLAEQGSPERFVFPRPMTDRPGLDFSFSGLKTFALTTIRQHAGDNGLPDAQTSADIAWAFQEAVVDTLVIKCRRAIEQTGLQRLVIAGGVSANRRLREKLQQVLAGKAEVFYPRPAFCTDNGAMIAFAGCQRLLAGQSEPLTINAFPRWSLETLPAI; from the coding sequence ATGCGTGTTCTGGGCATAGAAACCTCTTGTGATGAGACCGGCGTGGCTGTCTACGACAGTGAGCGCGGCCTGCTTGCGGAAGCTCTACACAGCCAAATCGCTATTCACAATGAATACGGCGGTGTGGTGCCGGAGCTGGCCTCGCGCGACCATGTGCGCAAGCTGTTGCCGATGGTGGAGGAAGTGCTGGCGAAGTCGCACTCCAGTCGCGCCGACATCCACGGCATAGCCTACACCGCAGGCCCCGGCCTGCTGGGCGCGCTGCTGGTGGGCGCGACATTTGGGCGCACGCTGGCGTGGAGCTGGGGCGTGCCTGCCGTGGGTGTGCATCACATGGAAGGGCATTTGTTGGCGCCGATGCTGGAGTCCCCCGCGCCGGCGTTTCCTTTCGTGGCGCTCTTGGTGTCGGGCGGGCACACGCAGTTGGTAGAAGTTCTGGGCATAGGTCGCTATCGGTTGTTGGGTGAATCGCTGGACGACGCCGCAGGTGAAGCCTTTGATAAGACCGCCAAGCTGCTCGATCTCGATTACCCCGGCGGGCCGCAAATCAGCAAGCTGGCTGAACAAGGATCGCCGGAGCGTTTTGTGTTTCCACGCCCGATGACCGATCGCCCCGGCTTGGATTTTAGTTTTAGCGGCTTAAAAACTTTTGCATTGACGACGATACGCCAACACGCCGGTGACAACGGCCTGCCGGATGCACAAACTTCTGCAGACATTGCTTGGGCCTTTCAAGAAGCGGTGGTGGATACGCTGGTAATTAAATGTCGCCGTGCAATTGAACAAACCGGTTTGCAGCGTTTGGTGATTGCCGGCGGCGTGAGTGCCAATCGCCGCCTGCGTGAGAAATTGCAGCAAGTATTAGCGGGCAAAGCAGAAGTATTTTATCCACGCCCAGCGTTCTGTACCGATAACGGCGCGATGATTGCTTTTGCCGGTTGTCAGCGCTTGTTGGCAGGGCAAAGCGAGCCGCTGACGATCAACGCTTTCCCGCGTTGGTCACTCGAAACTTTGCCAGCTATTTGA
- a CDS encoding DUF2029 domain-containing protein, with the protein MIIGYFSACFMLMAKCSTTMQQQKNSHTKIFLFLAFSGVIALLNPAFWDCILNTNYEIPIFLLLTISFFLLDKHAKLSAAIISYLALTKIYPIFMASMLFMTPRKKPFTASFIASALLILAFTLWAFGLQESLYYATRILPTLLSEKVAPMQFSLSFGSELFRFTQNLEFSRIVFQALRLTLVGISFYTLIKYRNAQQGVSFFALLITLMLICMPNYWISYWIFLFPAFCIAIQRVITRPQTTEASLLFLCVLVTIIESQSWMHFHAPVWLNDTSRLDAIGSEINAIHQQGNASLAYWLFLRHYPITTALYLLEQLKFLVPIVLWIFVIREIVRTAKHSTHDTQPTSSNPER; encoded by the coding sequence ATGATTATTGGCTATTTTTCTGCATGCTTCATGTTGATGGCGAAATGCAGCACAACCATGCAACAACAGAAAAACTCGCACACAAAAATATTTTTGTTTCTTGCATTCAGCGGCGTTATCGCTCTATTAAATCCTGCTTTCTGGGATTGCATCCTGAATACCAACTATGAAATCCCCATTTTCTTGCTACTAACTATTAGCTTCTTTTTACTCGACAAGCATGCAAAACTGTCTGCCGCCATTATCAGCTACTTAGCTCTCACCAAAATATATCCTATCTTTATGGCGAGCATGCTATTCATGACGCCAAGAAAAAAACCATTTACTGCGTCATTCATCGCATCAGCTTTACTTATCTTAGCGTTCACGCTTTGGGCATTCGGACTACAGGAAAGCCTCTACTACGCCACCCGCATACTTCCCACGCTGCTGTCAGAAAAAGTAGCCCCCATGCAATTTAGTTTAAGTTTTGGCAGTGAGCTGTTCCGGTTTACTCAAAACTTAGAATTTTCACGCATTGTTTTTCAAGCTTTACGATTGACACTTGTTGGGATCAGTTTCTACACGCTAATCAAATATAGAAATGCACAGCAGGGAGTGAGTTTTTTTGCCTTGCTCATCACACTGATGCTGATCTGCATGCCAAACTATTGGATCAGCTATTGGATTTTTTTGTTTCCTGCTTTCTGTATCGCTATCCAACGCGTTATCACGCGCCCCCAAACAACGGAGGCATCCTTACTGTTTTTATGCGTACTGGTAACAATCATTGAAAGTCAAAGCTGGATGCACTTCCACGCCCCTGTGTGGCTCAACGACACTTCGCGTCTCGACGCTATTGGTTCGGAAATTAATGCCATACACCAGCAAGGGAATGCATCCTTGGCCTATTGGCTATTTCTACGCCATTACCCTATCACTACAGCACTGTATCTCTTGGAACAACTCAAATTTCTCGTTCCAATAGTATTGTGGATTTTTGTTATCAGAGAAATTGTGCGCACTGCAAAGCACAGCACACACGACACTCAACCCACCTCATCAAATCCTGAACGATAA
- the dnaB gene encoding replicative DNA helicase — protein sequence MVSNNTDARLRVPPHSLEAEQAVLGGLLLDHQALDQVLEVLQVRDFYNPENRLIFSAMLRLSELAKPLDIITVSELLDQDGELHAIGGIAHLAELARHTPGTSNLLTYANIVRERATLRQLIRAASNIADHAHTPDGRDSNELLASAEKIIADIAEGRPKESGFEFMNPLLKSTVLQIDELSQLDSDVTGLDTGYIKLNEETSGLQKSDLIILAARPSMGKTAFAMNLVEHAVLHQDKPVLVFSLEMPASSIILRMLSSVGRIDQQRIRKGKLVGDEWDKLTAAAGRLKDRPLYIDDTTGLSPAEMRARVRRIQREHGEIALIVVDYLQLMHIPGAKEGRTAEVSEISRSLKSIAREFNCPLVALSQLNRSVDGRTDKRPNNSDLRDSGAIEQDADVIMFIYRDEVYHKEDSPDKGIAEIIIGKQRNGPIGTVKLAFQKHFTRFDNLAINHEERPTR from the coding sequence ATGGTCAGCAACAACACTGACGCACGCCTGCGCGTGCCACCGCATTCGCTGGAAGCGGAACAAGCAGTGCTGGGCGGCCTACTGCTGGATCACCAAGCCCTGGATCAGGTGTTGGAAGTGTTGCAGGTACGCGATTTCTACAACCCGGAAAACCGCCTGATTTTCAGCGCCATGCTGCGTTTGTCGGAACTCGCCAAACCGCTGGACATCATCACCGTTTCTGAATTGCTAGACCAAGACGGCGAACTGCACGCCATTGGCGGCATTGCCCACCTCGCTGAACTCGCGCGCCACACACCTGGCACCAGCAACCTGCTGACTTACGCCAACATCGTGCGCGAACGCGCCACTCTGCGCCAATTGATACGCGCCGCCAGCAATATTGCCGATCACGCGCACACACCTGACGGGCGCGATAGCAATGAATTGCTCGCCAGCGCAGAAAAAATCATTGCTGACATTGCTGAAGGCCGCCCCAAAGAAAGCGGTTTTGAATTTATGAATCCGCTGCTGAAAAGCACGGTGCTGCAAATTGATGAACTAAGCCAACTGGACAGTGATGTCACTGGCTTGGATACCGGTTATATCAAGCTCAATGAAGAAACTAGCGGTTTACAAAAATCGGATTTAATCATTCTTGCGGCACGCCCTTCGATGGGTAAAACCGCATTTGCAATGAACCTCGTTGAGCACGCGGTGTTGCATCAAGACAAACCGGTACTGGTTTTCAGTCTAGAAATGCCGGCATCCTCAATTATTTTGAGAATGTTGTCGTCCGTTGGCCGTATTGACCAACAGCGCATACGCAAAGGCAAGCTGGTAGGCGACGAGTGGGACAAACTAACCGCTGCCGCAGGACGGCTAAAAGATCGCCCGCTATACATCGACGACACCACCGGGCTCTCCCCCGCTGAAATGCGCGCGCGCGTGCGCCGCATACAGCGCGAACATGGTGAAATTGCGCTAATCGTGGTGGATTATTTACAGCTCATGCACATTCCCGGCGCGAAAGAAGGCCGCACGGCAGAAGTGTCGGAAATCTCGCGCTCACTGAAATCTATCGCACGCGAATTTAATTGCCCTTTGGTGGCACTATCACAACTGAATCGCTCGGTTGACGGTCGCACCGACAAACGCCCCAACAACTCAGACCTGCGCGATTCCGGCGCCATTGAGCAAGATGCCGATGTCATCATGTTTATCTACCGCGACGAGGTTTATCACAAAGAAGATAGCCCCGACAAAGGCATTGCCGAAATCATCATCGGCAAACAGCGCAACGGCCCTATTGGAACTGTCAAATTAGCGTTTCAAAAACATTTCACGCGCTTCGATAATTTGGCAATCAACCACGAAGAGCGTCCGACGCGATAA
- the msbA gene encoding lipid A export permease/ATP-binding protein MsbA, with the protein MQKIVTASPESNAQVYWRLLRYTKPMLGVFAISIVGFVAFGLLQPLLPELLKQMVKAIEMKDVSHRWQLPLMAVGIFAAQGVASFIGNYFMAQVTGTIVRNIQKDIFNKLTVLPSRYFDTTPTGQSISRITSSVGMVTGAITSAVIIVIREGTVVIGMIGYVFYQNWQLSMAFVVIAPVIGLIVRYVGGRFHKISHKMQDVAGDTLQVAGEMIRGYRVMRSFGGEAYEKSRFVDATHRSFLLYMKMQKISALNTPVLQVIVSLAIAVILYMVLSPAMLAKYSTADLVAYITAVAMLPKPIRQLSSTNGAIQKGIAGAQKIFEILDMQPERDDGELVCQRAKGDVAIRELSFTYEGSQEVVLKNIQVEIAAGKTVALVGRSGSGKSTLASLLPRFYDYEQGDILLDGVPIKQYTLASLRQQMALVTQHVVLFNDTVANNIAYGDLASATREQILAAAEAANAMEFISLLPNGLDTEIGENGLQLSGGQRQRLAIARALLKDAPVLILDEATSALDNESEAKIQQALERVMENRTTLVIAHRLSTIENADLILVMDHGEIVERGTHAELLAQDGYYARLYRSGFDEVG; encoded by the coding sequence ATGCAGAAAATTGTTACAGCCAGCCCAGAGAGCAATGCGCAGGTGTATTGGCGCTTGCTGCGCTATACCAAACCGATGTTGGGCGTGTTTGCCATCAGTATCGTGGGGTTTGTCGCATTTGGTTTATTGCAGCCGCTTCTACCAGAGCTGTTGAAACAAATGGTGAAAGCAATCGAAATGAAAGATGTTTCACATCGTTGGCAGTTGCCGCTGATGGCGGTAGGAATTTTTGCTGCGCAAGGTGTTGCGTCATTTATTGGTAATTATTTTATGGCGCAGGTAACTGGCACGATTGTGCGTAATATCCAAAAAGATATTTTTAATAAATTGACGGTTTTGCCTTCGCGTTATTTTGACACTACGCCAACTGGACAGAGTATTTCTCGCATTACCAGCAGTGTGGGGATGGTCACAGGTGCAATAACTAGTGCCGTCATTATCGTGATTCGTGAAGGCACGGTTGTGATCGGCATGATTGGCTATGTTTTTTACCAGAACTGGCAGTTGTCGATGGCATTTGTGGTGATTGCTCCCGTTATTGGGTTGATCGTGCGTTATGTCGGTGGGCGTTTTCATAAAATCAGCCACAAAATGCAAGATGTTGCTGGCGATACTTTGCAAGTGGCGGGGGAAATGATTCGTGGTTATCGCGTGATGCGTAGTTTTGGTGGTGAGGCGTATGAAAAGTCGCGCTTTGTCGATGCAACCCATCGCAGTTTTTTGTTGTACATGAAAATGCAAAAAATTTCTGCCTTGAATACACCTGTGTTGCAGGTAATTGTTTCGCTGGCAATTGCGGTTATTTTATATATGGTGTTGAGCCCAGCGATGCTGGCGAAATACAGCACAGCGGATTTGGTGGCGTATATCACAGCGGTAGCAATGTTGCCCAAGCCGATACGCCAATTAAGCAGTACCAATGGGGCTATTCAAAAAGGTATTGCCGGTGCGCAAAAGATTTTTGAAATTCTGGATATGCAACCAGAGCGTGATGATGGCGAGTTGGTGTGTCAGCGTGCGAAAGGAGATGTTGCCATTCGTGAGTTAAGTTTTACTTACGAAGGCTCGCAAGAGGTTGTGCTGAAAAATATTCAGGTGGAAATTGCAGCGGGAAAAACCGTGGCTTTGGTCGGTCGTTCTGGCAGCGGCAAATCCACCTTGGCCAGTTTGTTGCCGCGTTTTTATGATTATGAACAGGGCGATATTTTGTTGGATGGTGTTCCCATCAAACAGTACACCTTGGCCAGCTTGCGTCAGCAGATGGCGCTGGTGACGCAGCATGTCGTACTGTTTAACGACACCGTGGCCAACAACATTGCTTACGGTGATTTGGCGAGCGCTACACGCGAACAGATTTTAGCGGCGGCGGAAGCGGCGAACGCTATGGAATTTATCAGCCTACTGCCCAATGGTTTGGATACGGAAATTGGTGAAAACGGTTTGCAGTTGTCCGGTGGGCAGCGGCAGCGTTTGGCGATTGCGCGTGCGCTGTTAAAAGATGCGCCGGTGTTGATTTTGGATGAAGCTACCTCGGCGCTGGATAATGAATCGGAAGCAAAAATTCAGCAGGCCTTGGAGCGCGTGATGGAAAACCGCACCACACTGGTGATCGCACACCGTTTGTCCACTATCGAAAACGCGGATCTTATTTTGGTAATGGATCACGGTGAAATTGTTGAGCGCGGCACGCACGCTGAGCTGTTGGCGCAAGATGGCTACTACGCGCGGCTTTATCGTTCAGGATTTGATGAGGTGGGTTGA
- the hemL gene encoding glutamate-1-semialdehyde 2,1-aminomutase, translated as MTHSEDLFSRAAKSIPGGVNSPVRAFRAVGGSPIFVERANGAYLWDADGKQYIDYVLSWGPMIAGHAHPQVLAAVEKKMRNGLSFGAPTEIEITLAEKICSIMPNMDLVRMVSSGTEATMSAIRLARGYTGRDKIIKFEGCYHGHSDSLLVKAGSGALTLGVPSSPGVPAALADHTLTLTYNDIDGVREAFSKYGEQIACVIVEPVAGNMNCIPPVAGFLETLREQCTKYGSVFIIDEVMTGFRLGLQGAQGFYGIEADITCLGKVIGGGMPVGAFGGKREIMEKIAPLGPVYQAGTLSGNPVAMTAGLATLDIISQPNFYAPLFEKTETLVNGLRAAAEKTGIPLTSNHVGSMWGLFFTEEKSVTNYQQVMACNTQRFNRFFHGMLQEGVYLAPASYEAAFMSSAHTEADIENTITAAEKVFACLKE; from the coding sequence ATGACACATTCAGAAGATTTATTTTCTCGCGCAGCGAAAAGCATTCCAGGTGGCGTGAATTCTCCTGTGCGCGCCTTTCGCGCCGTCGGCGGTTCGCCTATTTTTGTGGAACGCGCCAACGGCGCCTATTTATGGGATGCTGATGGAAAACAATATATTGATTATGTTTTAAGTTGGGGGCCGATGATTGCCGGTCACGCGCATCCACAAGTGCTCGCTGCAGTCGAGAAAAAAATGCGCAATGGCTTAAGTTTTGGCGCGCCGACTGAAATTGAAATCACACTCGCTGAAAAAATTTGTTCCATCATGCCCAATATGGATTTGGTGCGTATGGTGAGTTCCGGCACCGAAGCCACCATGAGCGCCATTCGCCTTGCACGCGGCTATACCGGTCGCGACAAAATCATCAAATTTGAAGGCTGCTATCACGGCCACTCTGATTCACTGTTAGTGAAAGCGGGCAGTGGCGCTTTGACGCTCGGTGTTCCCAGCTCCCCTGGCGTACCCGCCGCGCTCGCCGATCACACACTGACACTCACTTACAACGATATCGACGGTGTACGCGAAGCATTTTCAAAATATGGCGAACAAATTGCCTGTGTGATTGTAGAACCCGTGGCAGGCAATATGAACTGTATTCCACCTGTTGCTGGTTTTTTAGAAACACTGCGCGAACAGTGCACAAAATACGGCAGTGTTTTTATTATTGATGAAGTGATGACCGGCTTTCGCCTTGGCTTGCAAGGTGCACAAGGTTTTTATGGCATCGAAGCGGATATTACCTGCTTGGGCAAAGTGATCGGCGGCGGCATGCCAGTCGGTGCTTTCGGCGGCAAGCGTGAAATTATGGAAAAAATTGCGCCGCTGGGGCCTGTGTACCAAGCGGGCACTTTATCGGGCAATCCGGTGGCGATGACGGCCGGCTTAGCAACACTCGACATTATTTCGCAACCCAATTTCTATGCGCCTCTGTTTGAAAAAACAGAAACCTTGGTCAACGGTTTACGCGCTGCCGCAGAAAAAACTGGCATCCCTCTCACCAGTAACCATGTGGGCAGCATGTGGGGGCTATTTTTTACCGAAGAAAAATCCGTCACCAACTATCAACAAGTGATGGCTTGCAACACACAGCGCTTTAACCGCTTCTTTCACGGCATGTTGCAAGAAGGCGTTTATCTGGCTCCGGCCAGTTACGAAGCGGCCTTTATGTCCAGCGCACACACAGAAGCAGACATCGAAAACACCATCACCGCCGCCGAAAAAGTTTTTGCGTGCTTGAAGGAGTAA
- the rpsR gene encoding 30S ribosomal protein S18, translated as MSRQQQQFRRRKFCRFTAEKTVEIDYKDLDVLKAYITETGKIVPSRITGTSAKYQRQLATAIKRARYLALLPYTDQHFK; from the coding sequence ATGTCACGTCAACAACAGCAATTCCGTCGCCGTAAGTTCTGCCGTTTTACCGCTGAGAAAACCGTTGAGATCGATTACAAAGATCTGGACGTACTCAAAGCCTACATCACCGAAACCGGCAAAATCGTTCCTAGCCGCATCACCGGCACCAGCGCGAAATACCAGCGCCAGTTGGCCACTGCCATCAAGCGCGCGCGCTACTTGGCACTGTTGCCTTACACCGATCAGCACTTCAAATAA
- a CDS encoding LLM class F420-dependent oxidoreductase, translating into MKLGLHLGYWNRNPYPGIEIAKEAENLGYDSIWTAEAYGSDCVSPLAWLGSHTSKIKLGTSVMQISARTPTCAAMTALTMDHLSNGRFQLGIGVSGPQVVEGWYGQGFKKPLERTKEWMNIFRQVTRREQALEFQGNQYQLPYNGPNALGLGKPLKSITHPLRQHIPVFMGAEGPKNIELATQIADGWFPIFVSPYRMNIFDESLKNKPDNFEIAAMVQVNVNDNLKDALFPTKMMLALYVGGMGAKDENFHKNLMERMGFDVQEVQDKYLAGDHMGAFEAVPDALADEISLSGPIDRIKERIADWKKSQVTSIMISRTDDPNQDMQRIRQFAEMVL; encoded by the coding sequence ATGAAACTTGGTTTACATCTCGGCTACTGGAACCGCAACCCTTACCCTGGCATTGAAATCGCCAAAGAAGCGGAAAACCTCGGCTACGACTCTATCTGGACAGCCGAAGCCTACGGCTCCGATTGCGTTTCGCCACTCGCGTGGCTCGGCTCGCACACCAGCAAAATCAAACTCGGCACCTCGGTGATGCAAATTTCTGCGCGCACGCCTACTTGTGCCGCAATGACCGCGTTGACGATGGATCATCTATCCAATGGCCGCTTTCAACTCGGTATCGGCGTTTCCGGCCCACAAGTGGTGGAAGGTTGGTACGGCCAAGGTTTCAAAAAACCGCTGGAGCGCACCAAAGAGTGGATGAATATTTTTCGCCAAGTCACGCGCCGCGAACAGGCGCTGGAGTTTCAGGGCAATCAATATCAACTACCCTACAACGGTCCCAACGCACTCGGCTTGGGCAAGCCGCTGAAATCCATCACGCATCCACTGCGCCAGCACATTCCTGTATTTATGGGTGCGGAAGGCCCTAAAAACATCGAACTCGCCACGCAAATTGCTGACGGCTGGTTTCCGATTTTTGTCTCGCCGTATCGCATGAATATTTTTGATGAATCACTGAAAAACAAACCGGATAATTTTGAAATTGCCGCGATGGTGCAAGTGAATGTCAACGACAATCTCAAAGACGCTTTATTTCCCACCAAAATGATGTTGGCGCTGTACGTTGGCGGCATGGGTGCGAAAGATGAAAACTTCCATAAAAATTTGATGGAACGCATGGGTTTTGATGTGCAGGAAGTGCAGGACAAATACCTCGCCGGCGATCACATGGGCGCGTTTGAAGCCGTACCCGATGCACTGGCCGATGAAATCTCGCTCTCCGGCCCCATCGACCGCATCAAAGAACGCATTGCCGATTGGAAAAAATCGCAGGTCACCAGCATCATGATTAGCCGCACGGATGACCCGAACCAAGACATGCAACGCATCCGTCAATTTGCAGAAATGGTGCTATAA
- a CDS encoding thiamine phosphate synthase has product MTTHWRGLYAITDDALLAHRLLPAVQAALSGGCRWVQYRSKCTDAQQRHREAAQLVELCRTHNASLLINDDVALAKAVGADGVHLGQEDMPLTEARRVLGSHAIIGITCHNSLALAQTAQQDGANYVAFGRFFSSSTKQSAPPADLSVLRAAKAQLAIPVVAIGGITLDNAPSVLQEGADLLAVVGDLFSAQNITARAQAYAALFT; this is encoded by the coding sequence ATGACAACGCATTGGCGCGGCCTGTACGCCATTACCGATGATGCACTGCTTGCACATCGCCTCTTGCCTGCCGTGCAAGCCGCACTGTCAGGCGGCTGCCGCTGGGTGCAATACCGCAGCAAATGCACCGACGCACAGCAACGGCACCGCGAGGCTGCACAATTGGTCGAACTCTGCCGCACACACAACGCCTCTCTGCTGATTAATGACGATGTGGCGCTGGCAAAAGCCGTAGGTGCTGACGGCGTACATCTCGGCCAAGAAGACATGCCACTGACAGAAGCGCGGCGCGTACTGGGCAGCCACGCGATTATCGGCATCACCTGCCACAACAGCTTGGCGCTCGCACAAACCGCGCAGCAAGACGGCGCAAACTATGTTGCCTTTGGGCGTTTTTTTTCTTCGAGCACTAAGCAATCCGCACCGCCGGCTGATCTCTCTGTATTGCGTGCCGCCAAAGCGCAACTCGCTATCCCTGTGGTAGCGATAGGGGGTATTACGCTGGATAATGCGCCCTCTGTTTTACAGGAAGGTGCCGACCTGCTCGCTGTTGTCGGTGATTTATTTTCTGCACAAAACATAACCGCGCGCGCGCAAGCCTATGCCGCGTTGTTTACTTGA
- a CDS encoding glucose 1-dehydrogenase, with the protein MLAEHFSLQGKVAIVTGGGKGIGKAIGLAFAKAGATVVFAARTQADLDAVVAQAKTFGGDALGVNCDVLVDAQLQHLVDTTIKHFGRLDILVNNAGGTMPKPMEKISADSFRRALDFNLTSVFLLSQYALPHLRASHGNIINIASAAGRLVQPLFTSYGTVKAALIHMTKMMAAELAPSVRVNVISPGSIMTEALEHFIDADNREKMRKLTPLQELGKPQDIAMAALYLASPAARWVTGKDLQVDGGTENTNLTT; encoded by the coding sequence ATGCTAGCCGAACACTTTTCGCTGCAGGGGAAAGTCGCCATCGTCACCGGTGGCGGGAAAGGTATCGGCAAAGCGATTGGTCTAGCGTTTGCCAAAGCGGGAGCGACCGTGGTATTTGCGGCGCGCACACAGGCGGATTTGGATGCTGTTGTCGCGCAAGCAAAAACTTTCGGCGGCGATGCCTTGGGCGTGAACTGCGACGTGTTGGTAGATGCGCAGTTACAGCACTTGGTAGACACCACCATCAAACACTTCGGTCGCCTCGATATTTTGGTTAACAATGCCGGCGGCACTATGCCTAAGCCGATGGAAAAAATCAGCGCCGACTCTTTTCGTCGCGCGCTCGATTTCAACCTCACCAGCGTGTTTTTACTTTCACAATATGCACTACCGCATTTGCGCGCCAGTCACGGCAATATCATCAATATCGCTTCAGCCGCAGGGCGTTTGGTGCAACCACTGTTTACATCTTACGGCACAGTCAAAGCTGCGTTGATTCACATGACAAAAATGATGGCGGCAGAATTAGCGCCAAGCGTGCGTGTGAATGTCATCAGCCCCGGCTCTATCATGACCGAAGCATTGGAACACTTTATCGACGCGGACAACCGCGAAAAAATGCGTAAACTCACGCCACTGCAAGAATTGGGCAAACCGCAAGACATCGCCATGGCCGCGCTGTATTTAGCTTCACCCGCCGCACGCTGGGTGACTGGCAAAGATTTACAAGTGGATGGCGGGACGGAAAATACCAATCTCACAACTTAA
- the rplI gene encoding 50S ribosomal protein L9, producing the protein MQVILLDKVGRLGGVGTQVNVKPGFARNFLFPFGKAVPATASNIAEFNTRRAELEAAAAAKLAEAEKRAAALATVSITIAANAGDEGKLFGSIGTRDIADALTNAGHATTKTEVRMPNGAIREIGEFEIDIQLHSDVTQAVKVVVIAE; encoded by the coding sequence ATGCAAGTTATTCTGCTGGATAAAGTGGGTCGCCTCGGTGGCGTTGGCACACAAGTCAACGTCAAGCCTGGTTTCGCTCGCAACTTTTTGTTCCCTTTCGGCAAAGCTGTACCCGCTACTGCAAGCAACATTGCCGAATTCAACACACGCCGCGCTGAGTTAGAAGCTGCTGCCGCTGCCAAATTGGCAGAAGCGGAAAAACGCGCTGCTGCACTGGCCACTGTCAGCATCACCATCGCCGCCAATGCCGGTGACGAAGGCAAGCTGTTCGGCTCTATCGGCACACGCGATATTGCCGATGCACTGACCAATGCCGGTCACGCCACCACCAAAACCGAAGTGCGCATGCCTAACGGCGCGATTCGTGAAATTGGTGAGTTCGAGATCGACATTCAGTTGCACAGCGATGTCACTCAAGCCGTTAAGGTTGTCGTGATTGCGGAGTGA